A single Euzebyales bacterium DNA region contains:
- the hisS gene encoding histidine--tRNA ligase, whose protein sequence is MSSRSQITPLSGFPEWLPEQRMVEQELLDRIRHLAELYGFVPLETRAVEPLEHLVHQGETTKEIYTVGRLQGDDDADELGLHFDLTVPLARYVRQFRGHLRFPFKRYQIQKVWRGERPQEGRYREFYQADLDVVADGELPLHFDAEMPVIMHELLATLPVPRATVLVSNRRILDGFGAGLGREDTTEVVRALDKVDKVGAAAVREMLCDQVAMDDAEADRWLRLATIRTPDTGFVDEVAALGVTDDLLARGVDELASVIAATSALPHGSVLADLHVARGLDYYTGTVYESTIESHADLGSICSGGRYDDLASGDGHALPGVGVSVGVSRLLGRFLGGGAIAASRSTPTCVLVALVAEETRDRSAAIARELRARGIAAEVFHEPVRFGKQIRHADRRGIPFVWFPAHGEVDSDSVRDIRSGDQVPADAMTWTPPERDLRPTIETVA, encoded by the coding sequence GTGTCCTCCAGATCGCAGATCACACCGCTCAGCGGCTTCCCCGAGTGGCTGCCCGAGCAGCGGATGGTCGAACAGGAGCTGCTCGACCGCATCCGGCACCTCGCCGAGCTCTACGGCTTCGTGCCGTTGGAGACGCGCGCCGTGGAGCCGCTGGAGCACCTCGTGCACCAGGGCGAGACGACCAAGGAGATCTACACCGTCGGCCGGCTGCAAGGTGACGACGACGCCGACGAGCTGGGCCTGCACTTCGATCTGACCGTGCCGCTGGCGCGCTACGTCCGGCAGTTCCGCGGGCACCTGCGCTTCCCATTCAAGCGCTACCAGATCCAGAAGGTCTGGCGTGGCGAGCGACCGCAGGAGGGGCGGTACCGCGAGTTCTACCAGGCCGACCTCGACGTCGTCGCCGACGGCGAGCTGCCGCTGCACTTCGACGCCGAGATGCCGGTGATCATGCACGAGCTGCTGGCGACCCTGCCCGTTCCACGCGCCACGGTGCTGGTCAGCAACCGTCGCATCCTCGACGGCTTCGGTGCCGGCCTGGGCCGTGAGGACACGACCGAGGTCGTCCGCGCGCTCGACAAGGTCGACAAGGTCGGCGCGGCCGCCGTGCGCGAGATGCTGTGCGACCAGGTCGCCATGGACGACGCCGAGGCGGACCGCTGGCTCCGGCTGGCGACGATCCGGACGCCCGACACGGGCTTCGTCGACGAGGTCGCGGCGCTCGGCGTCACCGACGACCTGCTGGCACGGGGCGTCGACGAGCTGGCGTCCGTGATCGCAGCCACTTCCGCGCTACCGCACGGCTCGGTCCTGGCCGACCTGCACGTCGCCCGCGGTCTCGACTACTACACCGGCACCGTCTACGAGTCGACCATCGAGAGCCACGCCGACCTCGGGTCGATCTGCTCGGGCGGGCGCTATGACGACCTGGCGTCCGGCGACGGGCACGCGCTGCCCGGTGTCGGTGTCTCGGTCGGCGTATCCCGCCTGCTCGGGCGCTTCCTGGGCGGTGGCGCCATCGCGGCCTCGCGCTCGACACCCACGTGCGTGCTGGTCGCTCTGGTCGCCGAGGAGACCCGGGACCGGTCCGCCGCGATCGCCCGGGAGCTGCGCGCACGCGGCATCGCCGCCGAGGTGTTCCACGAGCCAGTCCGCTTCGGAAAGCAGATCCGCCACGCCGACCGCCGCGGCATCCCCTTCGTGTGGTTCCCGGCCCACGGTGAGGTCGACAGCGACAGCGTCCGCGACATACGATCCGGCGACCAGGTGCCGGCGGACGCCATGACGTGGACGCCGCCCGAACGGGACCTGCGCCCGACGATCGAGACGGTGGCCTGA
- a CDS encoding group 1 truncated hemoglobin, whose translation MRRRPPYDRIGGTDAVRAAVDLFYRKVLADERVNHHFEGVNLARLKAHQRAMITAVAGGPNTYSGASMRDADEHLDITNGEFDTLVGHLVVALQELGVPQEEIDRLARPVLGLRDDIVV comes from the coding sequence GTGCGCCGCAGACCACCGTATGACAGGATCGGCGGTACTGATGCAGTCCGGGCCGCGGTGGACCTCTTCTATCGAAAGGTGCTCGCCGACGAACGCGTCAACCACCACTTCGAAGGGGTGAACCTCGCGCGCCTCAAGGCTCACCAGCGCGCGATGATCACCGCCGTCGCCGGTGGCCCGAACACCTACTCTGGTGCCAGCATGCGCGATGCCGACGAGCATCTGGACATCACGAACGGCGAGTTCGACACACTTGTCGGCCACCTGGTCGTAGCTCTCCAGGAGCTCGGCGTTCCACAGGAAGAGATCGATCGCCTTGCGCGGCCGGTCCTCGGACTGCGCGATGACATCGTCGTCTGA
- a CDS encoding propionyl-CoA synthetase, which translates to MTSGSDSDRSCGVTYAEQFRRSVDDPGGFWREATGLITWDTEPETVLDASDPTHPRWFADGRLNTCYNAVDRHLDERGDQIAIVHDSPVTDSITRLTYRELHDQVARFAGALRDLGVETGDRVIIYMPMVPEAAIAMLACARIGAVHSVVFGGFAPRELAVRIDDATPKVLVAASCGIEPARVVEYMPIINRALDMATHQPDACVVLQRDARPADLTEDRDHTWADVMTAAEPTDCVPLAGDDPLYILYTSGTTGKPKGVLRDNGGHAVALRWSMPNIYDTHPGEVFWAASDVGWVVGHSYIVYAPLLTGCTTIMYEGKPVGTPDAGAFWRVIADHGVHTLFTAPTAFRAIKKQDAEGAHLKGHDLSHFRALFLAGERTDPDTYDWATGLLDRPVVDHWWQTETGWPMVANPIGIEQLPIKPGSAAVPVPGWRVEVLEEHGRQQSAGEEGAIAIRVPLPPGALLTVYGDDDRYVREYLSRFDGYYLTGDGGYIDEDGYVFIMGRTDDVINVAGHRLSTGAMEEVVASHADVAECAVVGVADQMKGQLPVGFVVLKAGVDTDHDVLRAELVHMVRDEVGAVAAFRDVRVVDKLPKTRSGKILRRTMRSIADGRDYATPSTIEDPDALATIERAVGRS; encoded by the coding sequence GTGACCTCAGGCAGCGACAGCGATAGGTCGTGTGGTGTGACCTATGCAGAGCAGTTCCGCCGCAGCGTCGACGATCCCGGTGGGTTCTGGCGGGAAGCGACAGGACTGATCACGTGGGACACCGAGCCGGAGACCGTGCTCGACGCCAGCGACCCGACCCACCCCCGCTGGTTCGCCGACGGGCGGCTGAACACCTGCTACAACGCCGTGGACCGTCATCTCGACGAACGGGGTGACCAGATTGCGATCGTCCACGACTCGCCGGTGACCGACAGCATCACCCGCCTGACGTACCGGGAGCTGCACGACCAGGTCGCCCGGTTCGCCGGCGCGCTGCGCGACCTCGGTGTCGAGACCGGTGACCGCGTCATCATCTACATGCCGATGGTGCCTGAGGCGGCGATCGCGATGCTGGCCTGCGCACGGATCGGCGCCGTGCACTCGGTGGTCTTCGGCGGGTTCGCGCCCCGCGAGCTGGCCGTGCGCATCGACGACGCCACGCCCAAGGTCCTGGTCGCTGCGTCCTGCGGCATCGAGCCGGCGCGGGTCGTCGAGTACATGCCGATCATCAACCGGGCACTCGACATGGCGACCCATCAACCCGATGCGTGCGTCGTGCTCCAGCGTGACGCCCGTCCCGCCGATCTGACCGAGGATCGCGATCACACGTGGGCCGACGTGATGACGGCGGCGGAACCTACCGACTGCGTGCCGTTGGCCGGCGACGACCCTCTCTACATCCTCTACACCTCCGGTACGACGGGCAAGCCGAAAGGTGTGCTGCGTGACAACGGCGGTCACGCGGTGGCGTTGCGTTGGAGCATGCCGAACATCTACGACACCCATCCGGGTGAGGTGTTCTGGGCCGCGTCGGACGTCGGCTGGGTCGTCGGCCACTCGTACATCGTCTACGCGCCGCTGCTGACGGGCTGCACCACGATCATGTACGAGGGCAAGCCGGTCGGCACCCCGGACGCGGGGGCGTTCTGGCGGGTCATCGCCGACCACGGAGTGCACACGCTGTTCACCGCACCGACCGCGTTCCGGGCGATCAAGAAGCAGGACGCGGAGGGGGCGCACCTCAAGGGCCACGACCTGTCGCACTTCCGCGCGCTGTTCCTCGCCGGCGAACGCACGGACCCGGACACCTACGACTGGGCGACCGGCCTGCTGGACCGCCCGGTGGTCGACCACTGGTGGCAGACCGAGACCGGGTGGCCCATGGTCGCCAACCCGATCGGCATCGAGCAGCTGCCCATCAAGCCTGGCTCGGCCGCCGTGCCGGTCCCGGGGTGGCGGGTCGAGGTCCTCGAGGAGCACGGCCGCCAGCAGTCGGCAGGGGAGGAGGGCGCGATCGCCATCCGCGTGCCCCTGCCCCCGGGTGCGCTGCTCACCGTGTACGGCGACGACGACCGCTACGTTCGCGAGTACCTGTCGAGGTTCGACGGCTACTACCTGACCGGCGATGGCGGCTACATCGACGAGGACGGCTACGTGTTCATCATGGGCCGCACCGACGACGTGATCAACGTCGCCGGTCACCGTCTGTCGACCGGCGCGATGGAGGAGGTCGTCGCCTCGCACGCCGACGTCGCCGAGTGCGCCGTCGTCGGCGTGGCCGACCAGATGAAGGGCCAGCTGCCCGTCGGCTTCGTGGTCCTCAAGGCCGGCGTCGACACCGATCACGATGTGCTGCGGGCCGAGCTGGTGCACATGGTGCGAGACGAGGTCGGCGCAGTCGCGGCGTTCCGTGACGTGCGCGTCGTCGACAAGTTGCCCAAGACGCGGTCCGGCAAGATCCTGCGTCGTACGATGCGCAGCATCGCGGACGGCAGGGACTACGCGACGCCGTCGACGATCGAGGATCCTGATGCGCTGGCGACCATCGAACGGGCGGTGGGTCGTTCCTGA
- a CDS encoding quinone oxidoreductase — protein sequence MKAIRVGAIGGPEELQLRDVDDPTPEPGEVLVRVAAAGLNFIDVYHRTGRYPLDVPTGIGMEGAGVVEEVGAGVTDVTVGDRVAWADVLGSYAELQTVPVYRAVVVPEEIHLEVAAAVMLQGMTAHYLVTSTFPLRAEDTALVHAGAGGVGQFLVQLASRTGARVLATVSTAEKAELAAAAGAHEVIRYTEVDFAEEVERLTDGGVDVVYESVGRETFDRSLTCLRTRGYLVLYGQSSGPVEPFDPQRLAAGGSLFLTRPTLFHYIATTEDLRWRAGELFDAIAEGSLTVRIDRELPLSDAAEAHRYIEGRGTRGKVLLVP from the coding sequence ATGAAGGCGATCCGAGTGGGCGCGATCGGCGGACCGGAGGAGCTGCAGCTGCGCGACGTCGACGACCCCACGCCGGAACCCGGCGAGGTGCTGGTCCGCGTGGCCGCCGCTGGGCTGAACTTCATCGACGTCTACCACCGGACGGGCCGGTACCCGCTCGACGTGCCGACCGGCATTGGCATGGAGGGCGCCGGCGTCGTCGAGGAGGTCGGCGCAGGCGTCACCGACGTCACTGTGGGTGATCGCGTCGCGTGGGCGGATGTGCTCGGCTCCTACGCCGAGCTGCAGACCGTGCCGGTGTACCGCGCGGTGGTGGTACCGGAGGAGATCCACCTGGAGGTGGCCGCGGCGGTCATGCTGCAGGGCATGACCGCGCACTACCTGGTCACCAGCACCTTCCCGCTGCGCGCCGAGGACACGGCGCTGGTCCATGCCGGAGCCGGGGGGGTGGGTCAGTTCCTGGTCCAGCTCGCGTCGCGGACCGGTGCGCGCGTACTGGCGACGGTGTCGACCGCCGAGAAGGCCGAGCTGGCGGCCGCGGCGGGAGCCCACGAGGTCATCCGCTACACCGAGGTCGACTTCGCCGAGGAGGTCGAGCGCCTGACCGACGGCGGCGTGGACGTCGTCTACGAGTCCGTTGGCAGGGAGACGTTTGACCGTAGCCTGACATGCCTGCGCACGCGCGGCTACCTGGTGCTCTACGGCCAGTCCAGCGGACCCGTCGAGCCGTTCGACCCGCAGCGGCTGGCCGCCGGGGGGTCGCTGTTCCTGACGCGGCCCACGCTGTTCCACTACATCGCCACGACGGAGGACCTGCGATGGCGGGCCGGCGAGCTGTTCGACGCCATCGCCGAGGGCAGCCTGACCGTGCGCATCGACCGCGAGCTGCCGCTGTCCGACGCTGCTGAGGCCCACCGCTACATCGAGGGGCGCGGCACGCGTGGGAAGGTGCTGCTGGTGCCCTGA
- a CDS encoding protein-L-isoaspartate(D-aspartate) O-methyltransferase, which yields MSARGRTSLVERAAALGVTDQRVLDAMAQVPRVAFVPPSARLVANRDAPIPIGHGQTTSQPTLIAHIVASLELAPNDRVLEVGTGLGYQTALLALVAEQVYSIDRFADLVETARGNLASRGIHNVVLTAGDGTLGWPEYAPFDAIVVSAAFATVPPPLVEQLAEGGRLIQPLGEQHGDDLVRFVKRGGKLVVDRHLGAARFVPLRGDHGLADDR from the coding sequence ATGTCCGCGCGCGGCCGGACGTCGCTCGTCGAACGTGCGGCCGCGCTCGGTGTCACCGACCAGCGGGTCCTCGACGCGATGGCCCAGGTGCCGCGGGTGGCGTTCGTGCCGCCGTCGGCCAGGTTGGTCGCCAACCGCGACGCGCCCATCCCCATCGGACACGGGCAGACCACGTCGCAGCCGACGTTGATCGCGCACATCGTCGCCTCGCTCGAGCTGGCGCCCAACGACCGGGTGCTGGAGGTCGGGACCGGGCTCGGGTACCAGACGGCGCTGCTGGCGCTGGTCGCTGAGCAGGTCTACAGCATCGACCGGTTCGCTGACCTGGTCGAGACCGCACGCGGCAACCTCGCCTCCCGCGGGATCCACAATGTCGTCCTCACGGCGGGCGACGGAACCCTGGGATGGCCTGAGTACGCGCCGTTCGACGCGATCGTGGTGTCCGCGGCCTTCGCCACGGTGCCGCCGCCACTCGTCGAGCAGCTGGCGGAGGGCGGACGGTTGATCCAGCCGCTTGGTGAGCAGCACGGCGACGACCTGGTCCGGTTCGTCAAGCGTGGCGGCAAGCTGGTCGTCGACCGGCACCTCGGTGCGGCCCGCTTCGTCCCGCTGCGGGGTGACCACGGGCTGGCCGACGACCGTTGA
- a CDS encoding Stp1/IreP family PP2C-type Ser/Thr phosphatase gives MRLSSAAGSHVGLIRPQNEDSYLCEPPLYVVADGLGGHAAGEVASALVVERLGELRFDEDTTADAAQHALTEAVRDANRRIHHSAAEDPQHAGMGTTVTAAVAVGETLCFAHVGDSRGYLLRGDGLSQITEDHTPVQRAVRAGVISAEEALHHPSRHVLAQAVGLDVDVEIDTPRVDLQPGDRVVLCTDGMTDPIPDADIPGVIGDADTPEAVVEALITAALQRGGPDNVTIVVIDVAA, from the coding sequence GTGAGGTTGAGCAGTGCTGCGGGAAGCCACGTGGGGTTGATCCGCCCCCAGAACGAGGACAGCTACCTGTGTGAGCCTCCCCTGTACGTGGTCGCCGACGGCCTCGGCGGTCACGCGGCGGGTGAGGTGGCGTCCGCGCTCGTCGTGGAACGTCTCGGCGAGCTGCGCTTCGACGAGGACACGACCGCCGACGCCGCGCAGCATGCGCTGACGGAGGCGGTGCGCGACGCCAACCGCAGGATCCACCACTCCGCCGCCGAGGACCCGCAGCACGCCGGCATGGGCACGACCGTGACAGCCGCTGTCGCGGTGGGCGAGACACTGTGCTTCGCCCATGTCGGCGACAGCCGCGGCTACCTCCTGCGGGGTGACGGGCTGTCGCAGATCACGGAGGACCACACGCCCGTCCAGCGTGCGGTCCGCGCCGGCGTGATCTCCGCCGAGGAAGCCCTTCACCACCCCAGCAGGCACGTGCTGGCGCAGGCGGTAGGGCTCGATGTCGACGTCGAGATCGACACGCCACGCGTTGACCTGCAGCCCGGCGACCGGGTCGTGCTGTGCACTGACGGCATGACCGACCCGATCCCCGACGCCGACATCCCCGGCGTGATCGGTGACGCCGACACCCCGGAGGCCGTCGTCGAGGCGCTCATCACGGCGGCGCTGCAGCGCGGAGGCCCTGACAACGTCACGATCGTCGTCATCGACGTCGCAGCATGA
- a CDS encoding NAD-dependent malic enzyme has protein sequence MFEISPSAGYTQTLRCALRQEPGMLGRLTSAIGEAGGDLEALEIVGHRDGVVIRDISVMARDEDHARQIADAASKVDGVEVLRVTDRIFEQHRNGKLGVVSKIRVRTRNDLSMAYTPGVGRVSRAISEHPQQVWDFTFRGNTVAVLTDGTAVLGMGDIGPEAALPVMEGKALLFKEFADIDAFPVCVDVSSADELIAVGKAIAPTFGGINLEDIASPRCFEVERGLKDALDIPVFHDDQHGTAAVVLAALMNAARTTGRSMDELRIVMLGMGAAGVACVDLLNHVGVADIIGCDRGGIIHPGRDDLDDVKRAVAERTNAEHRTGGPKDAFDGADVFIGLSGPNTVEPAWVARMANDAIVFALANPVPEIMPELLPDTVAVIATGRSDYPNQINNVLVFPGIFRGLLDARATNVNLDTEQAAAQALADIVTEEELSADYIIPSPFDERVVPAVAEAVRSQVTAAGEARATAEDD, from the coding sequence ATGTTCGAGATCAGCCCCTCAGCGGGGTACACCCAGACACTGCGCTGCGCGCTCCGACAGGAACCCGGGATGCTCGGGCGGCTGACATCGGCCATCGGCGAGGCGGGCGGCGACCTCGAGGCGCTGGAGATCGTCGGGCACCGGGACGGCGTCGTCATCCGCGACATCAGCGTGATGGCACGCGACGAGGACCACGCGCGGCAGATCGCCGACGCGGCCTCCAAGGTCGACGGTGTCGAGGTGCTCCGCGTCACCGACCGCATCTTCGAGCAGCATCGCAACGGCAAGCTCGGTGTGGTCAGCAAGATCCGAGTCCGCACGCGCAACGACCTGTCGATGGCCTACACCCCCGGGGTCGGGCGTGTCTCGCGCGCCATCTCCGAGCATCCCCAGCAGGTCTGGGACTTCACCTTCCGCGGCAACACCGTCGCCGTGCTGACCGACGGGACGGCCGTGCTGGGCATGGGCGACATCGGCCCGGAGGCCGCGCTGCCTGTCATGGAGGGCAAGGCCCTGCTGTTCAAGGAGTTCGCCGACATCGACGCCTTCCCCGTGTGCGTGGACGTGTCGAGCGCCGACGAGCTGATCGCGGTCGGCAAGGCGATCGCCCCGACGTTCGGTGGGATCAACCTCGAGGACATCGCGTCACCGCGCTGCTTCGAGGTCGAGCGGGGGCTCAAGGACGCCCTGGACATCCCGGTGTTCCACGACGACCAGCACGGCACCGCGGCCGTCGTGCTGGCCGCGCTGATGAACGCCGCGAGGACCACGGGCCGGTCGATGGACGAGCTGCGGATCGTGATGCTGGGGATGGGTGCGGCCGGCGTCGCGTGCGTCGATCTGCTCAACCACGTCGGCGTCGCCGACATCATCGGCTGCGACCGCGGTGGCATCATCCACCCCGGGCGCGACGACCTCGACGACGTGAAGCGTGCCGTCGCGGAGCGGACCAACGCGGAGCACCGCACCGGAGGCCCCAAGGACGCGTTCGACGGTGCCGACGTCTTCATCGGGCTGTCGGGCCCCAACACCGTCGAGCCCGCGTGGGTGGCGAGGATGGCCAACGACGCAATCGTGTTCGCGCTGGCCAACCCCGTGCCCGAGATCATGCCCGAGCTGCTGCCCGACACCGTCGCTGTCATCGCGACCGGCCGCAGCGACTACCCGAATCAGATCAACAACGTGCTGGTGTTCCCCGGCATCTTCCGAGGGCTGCTCGATGCGCGTGCCACCAACGTCAACCTCGACACCGAGCAGGCTGCCGCGCAGGCGCTGGCCGACATCGTAACCGAGGAGGAGCTGTCGGCCGACTACATCATCCCGTCGCCGTTCGACGAGCGCGTGGTCCCCGCTGTCGCCGAGGCCGTGCGCTCGCAGGTCACCGCCGCCGGCGAGGCACGGGCCACCGCCGAAGACGACTGA